The window ATCCGGCCGAAAACTGACCGCGCCGCTCCCGGCCAGACCGTGACAGGGCTACTACAGGTCGGGTCCAGATCGCCGCGATGGTGCACTGGGCTCTATCTTTCGGGCGTCCGCCGCGCCAAGAATGACGCGGTTTCTGGCAGGAAGGCGACACATCATGACGCACTTGAAACGTATCCTGGCCGGGCTGCTTCTCGCCCTGGTGGCCACGGTGGCCGCGGCGCAGCAGGAATACACGGTCCGGCCCGGCGATACCCTGACCATCGAGGTGCTCGAGGATACCGCCCTCAACCGCTCGGTGGTCGTTCTGCCCGACGGCCGGTTCAGCTTCCCCTTCGCCGGGTCGCTGCGGGCCGCGGGGCTCACCGTCGGCCAGATCGAGGACAACATCACCGCGGCGATCCAGCCGAACTTCGCCGTCGCGCCCAATGTCTTCGTCACGGCCCGGCCCGGAGCGAGCGAGGCCTTCGCGGCGGAGCAGAGCACGGGGCCGACCATCGAGATCTATTTCCTGGGCGAGGTGGCCGCGCCCGGCCTGGTCGAGGTGCCCCCGGGCACGACCTTCCTCCAGGCGCTGGCGCAAAGCGGCGGGCCCACCGCCTTCGCCGCGACCAAGCGCATCCAGCTGCGCCGCACCGATCCGGGCACGAATGTACAGAGGGTCTACAGCATCAACTACAGGGCGCTCAGCCAGGGCGCGGCGCTGAAGAACGACATCCGGCTGCGGGACGGCGATGTCATCCTGGTCCCGGAACGCCGCCTGTTCGAGTGATCCATGACCGGGCGCGGGGCATATAAACGGGCAGGAGGGCTCGCCGCGGCGGGCCTTCTGTGTGCCTGGCCGCTCGCCGGCCCGGCGCAGGAGGCCGGCGCGGGCAGGCCCTCGCTCGCCTTCACGCTCTCCGAACGGATCCAGTGGGAAGACGGGGACGAGGAGGACGAGGGGTGGACGGCCACCACCGGCCTGGCGCTTTCGATCAACAGCGCAACCCCGGTCTCGGCGCTGCGCTTCGACGCCTCCGCCGGGCTGGAGAAGCGCCTCGAAGGCGACTCCGATCTCGACCTCAGCGATCCGCGCCTGCGCCTGACCTACGAGCGCGAGAACCGCTCGAGCGCGTTCGATCTCGACCTGCGCTACCGCCAGACCGATGTCGACGCGCTGGACCCGGACGACACTCTCGAAGAGGTCGTGCGGTTCGGCCGCGGGACGCGGGAGAACGCGTCGGTCGATATCGGCTTCGTCTTCGGGCGCACCGCCCCTGTCGGCGGCAGCCTCGACCTGGGCTACGCGGTGACCGAGTATTCCGACACCGACGATCCCAGCCTGGTGGACGGCGAGACGGTCGACGTGACGGGGACCCTCGACTTCGTGCTCGATCCCCGGATCACCGCCCTGCTCCGGGCCACCTATTCCGACACGGACGAGGATGACGGCGGGCGCGACGTCCTTTACGAGAACCTGTCGGTGGGCGCGAATGCCGAGGTGACCCCGACCCTGACGGCCGGCCTCTTCGTCGGCTACACACGCACCACCGAAACCGTGGGCGGGGTCGAGGACCGGCAGGACGGCGCGAGCCTGGAGCTGTCCTTCACCGAGGACCGTCCCAACGGCGCCTGGACCGGCAGCTTCGTCTCCGATCTCAGCGACGACGGCAACCGCCGCACCACCGCCCGGATCAACCGCAGCCTGGACCTGCCCCGCGGCGCGATCAGCGCGGGCGTCGGCCTCAGCCAGGGCGATGACGGCGACCTGCGGCCGCTCTACAGCCTCGCCTATCTCCACGAACGCCCGCGAAGCCGGCTGAACCTGTCGCTCGACCAGGAATTCACCACCGACGACGGCGACGAGGCGCTGAACAGCCGCCTGAACGTGTCCTACAGTCAGGAGTTGACCGCCCTGTCCAGCCTGGAGGCCGGGATGTTCCTGCGGTCGACCGACTATCTGGGCGGGCCAGAGGATGCGGACCGCCAGATCGACCTCAACCTCACCTACCGCCGCAGCCTGGCCGAGGACTGGAGCCTGGTGACCGGTTATACCCACCGGATCGACCGGGAGAACGACGCGACCGAGCGGAGCAACGAGATCTTCCTGTCCGTGGAAAAGAGTTTCTGGAGGCGGTTCTGAGGCAGGGTCGTCTGCTTCTTTACGGGCTCATCCTCGTTTGCGGCGCGATCGAACTGACGCTTTCGCTGGCCGATGCCGGCGCCGTCCTGCCGCCGCGCCTGCGCACCGTCGCCTACGATTACGGCGGGTTCTGGCCCGGCTTGCTGGACGACTGGAAGCCGAACTACTCGGCCCAACCCTACGCGATGTTCTTCACCTACGGCTTCCTCCATGGCGGGCTCGCGCATCTGGGGGTGAACATGGTCACGCTGTGGTCGCTCGGCCGCGCGGTGCTGGACCGGGTCGGTGCGGGGGGGTTCGCGTTGCTCTATGGCGGGTCGATCCTCGGCGGCGCGGCGGGCTTCGCCCTGCTCGCCCCGGACCTGCGGCCGATGGTGGGGGCCTCCGGGGCGCTGTTCGGGCTGGCCGGGGGGATCCTGGCCTGGCTCTACGTGGACCGCTACACCTATCGCGAGGGGCTGTGGCCGGTCATCCGCGCGGTGCTGCTGCTGGCGGCGCTGAACGTGGTGCTCTGGTGGGCGATGGACGGCCAGCTCGCCTGGCAGACCCATCTCGGCGGCTTCGTCGCCGGATGGGTGCTGGCGCTTCTGATCGACCCGAGGCCGGAGCCGCCGGCCGCGCCGGGGTGACGGCGCGGCTCAGGGCGTGTCGGCGAGCCGGGCGAGGAACCCGCCATAGCGGCTCTTGCCGAAGGTCCGCGCATGTTCGAGCAGCGCCGCGCGGTCGATCCAGCCCTGGCGGAAGGCGATCTCTTCGGGCGCGCCGATCTGCAGCCCCTGCCGGTCCTGCAGGGTGCGCACGAAATTGCCCGCATCCAGAAGGCTCGCATGGGTGCCGGTGTCGAGCCAGGCATAACCGCGGCCCATCTTCTCCACCGTCAGGCGGCCCTCGGAGAGATAGCTTTCCAGAAGCGAAGTGATCTCCAGCTCGCCCCGCGCCGAGGGCCTGATGTCCTTCGCCCGCGCCGGCGCCGTGCCGTCCAGGAAATAGAGCCCGGTCACCGCATAGTCCGAGGCCGGGCGTTCGGGCTTTTCCACGATCTCCAGCGCGCGGGTCCCGGTCGCGTCGAAACTGACGACGCCATAACGCTCGGGGTCGGCCACCTGGTAGCCGAAGACCGTGCCCCCCTGCCCTTGCGCGTCGGCGCGGGCCAGGATCTCGGGCAGGCCGTGGCCGAAGAAGATGTTGTCGCCCAGCACCATCGCCGAGGGAGCGCCGGCCAGGAAGTCCTCGGCCAGCAGGTAGGCCTGGGCCAGCCCGTCGGGCGAGGGCTGCTCGATCCAGGTGAAGGACAGCCCCCATTTCGCGCCGTCCCCCATCAACCGCCGGAACTGGGCCTGGTCCTCGGGGGTGGTGATCACCGCGATCTCGCGGATGCCGCCCAGCATCAGCACGCTGAGCGGGTAGTAGATCATCGGCTTGTCGTAGAGCGGCAACAGCTGCTTCGAGACGCCCATGGTGATCGGGTAGAGCCGGGTTCCCGAGCCCCCGGCCAGGATGATGCCCTTGCGTGCGGTCATGGTGCCAGCTCCTTCAGGACGTCGCGCAGCGCCGCCCGCCAGTCGGGGCGGGCGATGCCGAACCGCGCCTCGAGCGCGGTGCAGTCGAGACGGGAATCGAGCGGCCGGCGCGCGGGCGTCGGGTAGTCCGCCGTGGCGATATCCTCGACCGCCACCGCCAGCCCCGCCTGCGCGAAAATTTCGCGTGCGAAATCCGCCCAGCTGGTGTCCGGCGCGCCGGAATAATGGTAAGTGCCTGAAAAATTTTTATTTTCTTCAATGCCTTCAAGAATCCGAAGGCAGGTTGCCGCGATCGCCGCGGCCGGGGTGGGCCCGCCGGTCTGGTCGGCGACGATGCGCAGGCTGTCGCGTTCCGCCCCGAGCCGCAGCATGGTCTTCACGAAATTCGACCCGTGCGCGGAGAACACCCAGGAGGTGCGCAGGATCGCGTGCCCCCCGCCGGCCGCACGCACCGCCTGCTCGCCGGCCAGCTTGCTGCGGCCATAGGCGCCGAGCGGCGCGGCGGGGTCGTCCGGCCGCCGGGGCGTTTGCCCCGCGCCGTCGAAGACGTAATCGGTGGAGATGTGCACGAAGGGGATGCCGCGCGCCGCGCAGGCCCGCGCCATCGCGCCGGGCGCCGCGCCGTTGACCGCGGTGGCCAGCGCCTCTTCCTGTTCGGCGCGGTCCACGGCGGTATAGGCGGCGGCGTTGATGACGCCGGTCGGCGCCTGTTCGGCGATCGCCGCGGCGCAGGTCTCGGGCGCGGCCAGATCGACCCTGTCCCGGCCCAGGAAGGTCGCCCCGGGCGCGGCCCTCGCCAGTTCGCGCGCCACCTGCCCGGTGCGGCCGAAGACGAGAAGGGTCATGCCTTGACCCCCAGCCGCCGCCCCACGCCCTCGCGCGATTGCAGCGGGCGCCACCAGGCCTCGTTGTCGAGATACCACCGCACGGTGCGCCGAAGCCCCTCCTCCAGCGTCACCGAGGGCCGCCAGCCCAGTTCCGCGCGGATGCGCGCGGGATCGATGGCATAGCGCAGGTCGTGGCCGGGCCGGTCGGCGACGAAGTCGATCAGCCGGTCATGCGGCGCCCCCTCGGGGCGCATCTCGTCGAGGATCGCGCAGATCATCCGCACAAGGTCGATGTTGCGGGCCTCGTTCTCGCCCCCGATATTGTAGGACCGCCCCACCCTGCCCTTTTCCAGCACCAGCAGCAGCGCCTCGGCATGATCCTCCACGTACAGCCAGTCGCGCACGTTCTCGCCCGCG of the Rhodovulum sp. ES.010 genome contains:
- a CDS encoding polysaccharide biosynthesis/export family protein, which encodes MTHLKRILAGLLLALVATVAAAQQEYTVRPGDTLTIEVLEDTALNRSVVVLPDGRFSFPFAGSLRAAGLTVGQIEDNITAAIQPNFAVAPNVFVTARPGASEAFAAEQSTGPTIEIYFLGEVAAPGLVEVPPGTTFLQALAQSGGPTAFAATKRIQLRRTDPGTNVQRVYSINYRALSQGAALKNDIRLRDGDVILVPERRLFE
- a CDS encoding rhomboid family intramembrane serine protease, whose product is MLDDWKPNYSAQPYAMFFTYGFLHGGLAHLGVNMVTLWSLGRAVLDRVGAGGFALLYGGSILGGAAGFALLAPDLRPMVGASGALFGLAGGILAWLYVDRYTYREGLWPVIRAVLLLAALNVVLWWAMDGQLAWQTHLGGFVAGWVLALLIDPRPEPPAAPG
- the rfbA gene encoding glucose-1-phosphate thymidylyltransferase RfbA produces the protein MTARKGIILAGGSGTRLYPITMGVSKQLLPLYDKPMIYYPLSVLMLGGIREIAVITTPEDQAQFRRLMGDGAKWGLSFTWIEQPSPDGLAQAYLLAEDFLAGAPSAMVLGDNIFFGHGLPEILARADAQGQGGTVFGYQVADPERYGVVSFDATGTRALEIVEKPERPASDYAVTGLYFLDGTAPARAKDIRPSARGELEITSLLESYLSEGRLTVEKMGRGYAWLDTGTHASLLDAGNFVRTLQDRQGLQIGAPEEIAFRQGWIDRAALLEHARTFGKSRYGGFLARLADTP
- the rfbD gene encoding dTDP-4-dehydrorhamnose reductase, whose translation is MTLLVFGRTGQVARELARAAPGATFLGRDRVDLAAPETCAAAIAEQAPTGVINAAAYTAVDRAEQEEALATAVNGAAPGAMARACAARGIPFVHISTDYVFDGAGQTPRRPDDPAAPLGAYGRSKLAGEQAVRAAGGGHAILRTSWVFSAHGSNFVKTMLRLGAERDSLRIVADQTGGPTPAAAIAATCLRILEGIEENKNFSGTYHYSGAPDTSWADFAREIFAQAGLAVAVEDIATADYPTPARRPLDSRLDCTALEARFGIARPDWRAALRDVLKELAP